From Triticum aestivum cultivar Chinese Spring chromosome 7B, IWGSC CS RefSeq v2.1, whole genome shotgun sequence:
ttcgcttttggagttgcctgggggggggggggatgttacCTTCAGTAcaacggagcccctgccgtaggctttaatgcctggtatcaccccttcaaaggtggtgttgctttggctaattctggatgggtttatccccatcctgtggacagtgtcctcgtatattaagttgagactactgccgccgtccatgaggaaacgggtgagacggtatccgtcgattattgggtcaagcaccaagtcCTGTGATCCTCCGCACCGAATACTAGTTcagccgtccatgtgatcgaaagtgatcggacgagacatccagtagtcaTATGTGGGTATGATGGGCTCTACAGCGTGCGCGTCTCTGAGCGTGTGTTCAtgccttctcgtgaatgtgtgagtcgtgtggatcatgtttactgttttaacctctggcgggaattttttctatcccccagtgttcggttggcgaggctcgtcctcgtcttcacttggtgtttccctccctttgtcttcggcatttaatttgccggcctgcttgaagacccagcactctctatgggtgtggttcgcaggtttctccggggtgccgtgaatttggcatagtctatccaggactctgttcagaccgaacggtccctctttactgcctttaaatggcttcttttgctgatcaggtcgagagcccctgaatcttgcattgaccgttgtgttgtccgggctctcttccttgctttggcgtttgtttttattacgccgtggcttcccgttgccatcccgtatttcggatgtgctggggtcgctggtgcctttacgggctagccagttatcttctcccgcgcaaaagcgggtcataaggcttgttaaggctgccattgtccttggcttttattggccgaggtgtctggcgagccattcgtcacagatgttgtgtttgaatgccgctaaggcttcggcgtccagacaatcgacaatttgattcttcttagtgaggaatctgttccaaagcttgcgtgtggactctccgggctgttggattatgtgacttagatcatctgcatccgaaggccggacataagtcccttgaaaattggccctgaaagcgtcttcgagttcctcccaactcccaattgagtttttggggaggcttttcaaccagtgtcgagctggttcCTTCAGCTTGaatggaaggtatttgatggcgtggaggtcatccccacgagccatgtgaatatgcaggataaaagtcctcgatccagacccctgggtatgtcattccgtcgtatgcctctatgtttacaggtttaaagccttgtgggaattcgtggtccagtacttcttcggtgaagcacagggggtgagcagcccctctgtatctggacgtgctgtggcatgcagtcggctgttgttgtgtccgaagtttattccgaactggtaatTGGCTTGTATGAGcctttgggtgaccatagtccctcgctggggtgtgtcctttagatccatagatggacctggctgcaccggctttcttatccagatgctcacgcAGATTGTGAGCGGCGTCAGTAGCCGTTCTGTTGcggttgtgaagcggtacgtctggtctcctggtcgtattattctttggtggagcggcctcgtcgtcaaattctggcagtagcttgcgctttggatagcttttcgtatggcgatcgccgccatatctttcttcggtgtctagcactttattccatcttcgacttagcttttcctgtgcggctttgagctattgcttctgcttctttagacttcttgctatggccataagctttcgatggaggttgtctcgttccacttgttcgttcggaatgatgaatgcatcgtcatccgggTTGTGTTCCTATTCTAgggcggtttcatgagctcgtccctcctgATCATTTTGATCGGGTGTTTGCTCCGAACTCGGTTTGGCGTGACCTGGattgtcctgctccatcgctgggtccatgtggtcgttattgCCTTCGGGACTTATTGGTATGTCaatccttcttgcgctcttgtcgctatttttgttgttgctggactttgagcggcgtctgcgccgccgttttggcttttgcccgggtgttttatccTCCGGACTGTCGCCGCcgtccttcttgggcgtatccaccatgtatatatcgtgtgacaaggtagtagtcccgcgtcccagagattctgaagcttctcctgcatcatcgtccataccgtcgatgtcttcggagtcgaagtcaggcacgtcggttaaatcatcgaccgtggcaatgaagtggatGGTGGGtaggcagcgaattccttcgtcacctgcttcccactcaagtcgaACATAATTCgacccagagcctcctgacaaaaagagagactttaacgagttcaacatgtcaccaaagggagagtgctaaaagatgtccgtagcggtaaAATCCATTACCGAAGCCAAAcctggctcgagggtatgcggatcggaaccaacaaccggatacgagtccgggggggcggggttacaggcctccatagaggtgagacctgtgttcggctccaccgccgatgagtatgcggcctgcggggcggggtccaccccttcgtccttgggcaacgcaacttGCTCTGGATTTAGATCCAGGGCTGCTGCCGGGATGATGtcctgagcattgtccgacagcaggtctaggccgtgctcgtcgtgactgtccgacgctcctggcacagggccgaatccgtcgaagatcaagtctccgcaaatatccgtcgtgtagttcgagtttccgaacctgatctggtggccaggggcgtggctgtcgatctgctccaggtgtccaagcaaattggcccgcagtgcaaagcctccGAACACaaaggtctgtccggggagaaaagtctcaccctggatcatgTTGTtagcgattgaagacgccatcaagcctccaagcgacgacatagaggaactctcaatgaaagcaccaatgtcggtgtcaaaaccggcggatctcggatagggggtcccgatctgtgcgtcttaggctgatggtaataggaagcaagggacacaatgtttacccaggttcgggccctctcgatggaggtaaaaccctacttcctgcttgattaatattgaagatatgagtagtaaaagagtagatctaccacgagatcgtagaggctaaaccctaagagctagcctatgatggaatgattgtaattgtgatcggccttctaaggaccatcctctccggtttatatagacaccggagagggctagggtttacatggagtcggttacaaggaaggaaatacaatatccggatcgccaagcttgtcttccactcaaaggagagtcccatctgaacACGGGCCGAAgtattgagtcttgtatcttcatgcttcgatAGTTCGGacgatgtacatagtccggctgtccggataccccctaatccaggactccctcacccacgcaTGTGCTTTGCATGTGACGGATGGGCCGGTGCTATCTCTGGTCCCGCTCGTCAGTTGCCTTGGCTGCATGTCTCACCATGTATGTTCTCGGTCAACCGATTTTGGAGGGTCGCTCCTCACTGCCCGCAGCCTGCGTCCTGCGGCAGTTGTCGAAGGGTTGGCCACAGCATGTGCGCCCGGTTTGTGCACCCATGTTTGTGCTGGCGCGATGACGGGTGGGCCGCCGTTACTCCTGGTCCTGCTTGCCGGATCTTCCATTGTCTGGGTTGCATTTAATCGGATGAACCACTCTTGATGCGTCGGGTCTGGCGCTGCCCGCATCCTACGTGGGAGGCTGCGGAGCAGTTGGCCACGTCGTGTGTCATGCAGGTGTGTCGTCGAAAGCCCCTCGCCCAATCCCCTCGCTCGCACGCCGCATCCCTCCCTCTCTCCTCAGCCGCCACAACACGAATCCAcgaaccctctccctctcccttgcgtGTGCCGGTGTGCGTGCTCATCGCCTCCCACTCCCCATCGTCCCCCCATGCCTCCACCGGCTACCATGGATCCATGGCCGATGGGACAGTACAAGGCAGGGAAGGACGCCGCCGTTGACCTGTCGCTTAGGTTGGTGGCGCATGGGTCGGGTCTGGGCAGAAGGCTGGCGCCTGCGGGAGAAAGCACCGGGGGTTGGTGCAGCGACAAATGAGGACGGGGTGGGCCGTGGAGGGAGGCTCGCCGGATGGAGAAGCCGGAGCAAGGAGGCATGTTCGGCCATGGAGGTATGCCCTTTGGCCGGAGCAGCAGGAGTAACTGCAGCCGCTGGTCGGCCCCATGCACCGCCTCAGCCCGCATCGTCTGCTGCAGCCCGCACGGTCGAGAGGGGCAGTTGCGCCGTAGTTGGCGGCGAGTTcagcggccgcctcctcctctcctcttcgaATCCAGTAAGCTCCCTATGTTTTCCCCTTTCATTTGTAGGATTTGGCGAGCTTGCTCCTCCCTTATTCTCTTCGTCAATGATTGTCTCTTCCCTATCATTTTCCTTTTATTAATGGTCTACTCTTCTTGTTTAGTCACTGTTAGTTGATTCTAATTATGCTGGGCATTTTTCTGTTCCAGATGCCTATGGGTTCTCCTAAGTTGGATTGTTCATCCTTCTTTGCTGGTGGTGTGCTCGTCCGTTGCAATAGCCTTCGTGCGCTGGATCAACACTGCCGGTTGACATTGGTGCCCTTTTGTACTTGATTCTTTATTCTTGCCTTCCTTTTCCGTGCCCCCTGCTAACTTCTGTGCCCTTCCTCTTGTCCCCTATGAGTGCAGGTTGGTTTCTTCCTGTTCTGTCCTGCTTCCACCGTCGTATCATTCTGCCGTTGCCATTGAGGTTAGTCTGCGCTTCGTTTGCTTGTGCGCAACATGTTCGATGAAATGTGTGTGTGGTGACCTTTCTTTTTTTTCATCTCGTTTTTCCTGCTGGTCTGTCTTGGTGTACTCCTCTGTCTAGCCTGCTTTCTTGGCCTGGTTTTGCTTTCTAGATCTGGTAATTAGCTGTTGTTTTGGTTGTCTACGAGAATGTGTCTGCTATTTTTATGCCTATGTGTGCACTCTTATGCATGTACTCTGACAGGTCTatctccgtttgtctagcaggttC
This genomic window contains:
- the LOC123159464 gene encoding uncharacterized protein isoform X4, whose translation is MGRVWAEGWRLREKAPGVGAATNEDGVGRGGRLAGWRSRSKEACSAMEVCPLAGAAGVTAAAGRPHAPPQPASSAAARTVERGSCAVVGGEFSGRLLLSSSNPMPMGSPKLDCSSFFAGGVLVRCNSLRALDQHCRLVSSCSVLLPPSYHSAVAIEVRRSARLLHLQLCAAVQGRC
- the LOC123159464 gene encoding uncharacterized protein isoform X1, whose product is MGRVWAEGWRLREKAPGVGAATNEDGVGRGGRLAGWRSRSKEACSAMEVCPLAGAAGVTAAAGRPHAPPQPASSAAARTVERGSCAVVGGEFSGRLLLSSSNPMPMGSPKLDCSSFFAGGVLVRCNSLRALDQHCRLVSSCSVLLPPSYHSAVAIEQVRRSARLLHLQLCAAVQGLLDSFCPTCLFFLAAHMLLFLLSTEF
- the LOC123159464 gene encoding uncharacterized protein isoform X2, with product MGRVWAEGWRLREKAPGVGAATNEDGVGRGGRLAGWRSRSKEACSAMEVCPLAGAAGVTAAAGRPHAPPQPASSAAARTVERGSCAVVGGEFSGRLLLSSSNPMPMGSPKLDCSSFFAGGVLVRCNSLRALDQHCRLVSSCSVLLPPSYHSAVAIEVRRSARLLHLQLCAAVQGLLDSFCPTCLFFLAAHMLLFLLSTEF
- the LOC123159464 gene encoding uncharacterized protein isoform X3, translating into MGRVWAEGWRLREKAPGVGAATNEDGVGRGGRLAGWRSRSKEACSAMEVCPLAGAAGVTAAAGRPHAPPQPASSAAARTVERGSCAVVGGEFSGRLLLSSSNPMPMGSPKLDCSSFFAGGVLVRCNSLRALDQHCRLVSSCSVLLPPSYHSAVAIEQVRRSARLLHLQLCAAVQGRC